The following are from one region of the Lodderomyces elongisporus chromosome 7, complete sequence genome:
- the RIM15 gene encoding rim15, signal transduction response regulator yields the protein MSGNTEDGQSPINNSIFDELVFQNMDMHHPHSIDRSISPRQLSKSNSPDPSIHKQKQPQSQEQRQQQQQQQHLEKKRGSPQSERPSICIIGDNQNAQKNSNQTKQSTVQDDSPGTPGTPDVPGTQVSQISQVSQNNNADTYSSSSSSSPPKMISQSTYNKIEDHIDLRLASSNNPTIVMELDLDGNIKYLSQNWEYIVGTHIKKIKNRHISKIIIGINDEDFQVFNKAIDSMIKDDGSYKVKFITATNHTRYSSLIDKDKDKDNDNDNDNDEDEDGEENARIAELRNIVASSSGRRTPHNSTEDLSVVDVESLPVDDFVPEEKEQKQEQGLENVDEEILLSATTSSPLSSTLSNDGDFIELEAQGIMIHDPKTKLPTHSMWTIRPFVHVDLELSIPTALFDLLGFGSEIFESYLVNLKNSGITDEENVPQPNTILCRICETHIPAWFIEKHSDLCIIEHRVDEQLQQCHDAIVDQRDMVEKISESLASQMQQTVGGGTSTSTNVSTSTTSGSGSSGSGSDAGSAQSLSSSSGSIHLSPRSSVSSGSSSDDDGTSNVMLEYKGIPLPVISETSSPRLANKVLTKNFQARNKSLIYSKKFPFGTLQRLIESCDEALAINPPSRRIATTSESNNKTGNDADGVGGGGDTFDDGDITNPQTTIVSFSPESEKHITSAMNHQGHIESSDPAIKQLIEDVDVLISEKLEILSRLVSILQYSEKIKNRVDELVLMCVRETVEKIRDQTEFALSRSATPSSNNQLDSSHQHHPSSSYIANDNDSQNVNMQMQIANHLQSQDQNYKLNRNSPQLKAPTPLMAAPQPSRSKSPEVLHASYDNVVTPHDLLRRDSNEAPHHSSTVTPPVLPPALPPVLTKSRSSFSSRNSQSNNSSRELIETIQNQSSRKSSGNNSVYSSPRHHHLSPAPCLDKINLTTLSKNNAVKASPMSSPMVDSTANNGNINEKRITKLSLDTSGPSHGRGLSQASATPSSKSSTARPPLSPLLVSTQPPPPKTASIKDYEVIKPISKGAFGSVFLARRRITGDYVAIKCLRKRDMIAKNQVLNVKSERAVMMRQSDSPYVAQLYHSFQSKNFLYLVMEYLNGGDCGNLIKSLGVVGLDWSPRYIAEIIIGVDDLHKRGIIHRDLKPDNILIDQNGHLKLTDFGLSRLGVVGRQTQHRNSSINEQNVELFRSMFGGASAGGGNTNDEHVMQNQSQQQQQQQQQHYSHHQPPPAQQQQQNQKRYSSSTPVSLSPTLEHLKLHQQSYLFSTPDASSSQASSSPIASIEGLSQPPVIGTRKKSIRSNSGGNDSPLLKPIIPRTASESSFAIVEDDSSSPSVTNYALYDPKQEHGGVGAGDHEIKKFVGTPDYLAPETIQGVGQSEASDWWSIGCILFEFLYGYPPFHAETPQEVFDNILSGKIDWPNLSPEEDMEFCTPEGKDLIKQLLTLDPEKRLGSNGAEEIKNHAFFRHIHWDTLYEEPGVFIPNSEDPESTDYFDLRGAQLAQFPKEDSSSSDEEKVNDDTNNDRRSSINSLHLPPSTHSSSSRSERRPNKLSDPSGEFGSFHFRNLSVLEKQNKDVINRLKSEHMEHMNSFSSSSSESTPVLRSRGFSFGTANQSGGIGGGTNSASSNAGGNTGMVGPITSFSGSPFKRPISPPAGLGPSIPHRPMDLRKHERIPSTVSTFSSGDEVMPGESPNTSTSYFHQRSSSSPYVQTLHKQSSLLSQHSPTASTFSYPNPSIAGTASSHIRDFSSPNSSDSEEAANRSNALLRIQRRRESSRMSDTVVSLSHEIDVLYCEPISSVRHQTVKLLEKAGCITIAVSDGEELIKRATSQVKFDFIMTGLRLAKVDAIDAIKLIKYTTGKNADTPVVAITGFPEEARQSGCFDYVIEKPASSEQIKRCLDKLRNEVAVID from the coding sequence ATGTCTGGAAACACAGAGGATGGACAGAGTCCAATCAATAACTCTATCTTTGATGAACTAGTATTCCAAAATATGGATATGCACCACCCCCATTCAATTGACCGATCGATTTCACCACGTCAACTATCAAAGAGCAACTCACCCGATCCTAGtatacacaaacaaaagcaacCACAACTGCAGGAACAGcggcaacaacaacaacaacaacagcatcttgagaagaaaagaggatCACCCCAGAGTGAACGACCTCTGATTTGCATAATCGGTGATAATCAAAATGcacaaaaaaattcaaaccaaacaaaacaaagcacaGTACAAGACGATTCACCAGGTACACCAGGTACACCAGATGTACCAGGTACACAAGTATCACAAATATCACAAGTATCACAAAATAACAATGCAGATACCtactcctcctcctcctcttcttccccGCCAAAGATGATTTCGCAATCCACGTACAACAAGATTGAAGATCACATCGATTTAAGACTAGCATCACTGAATAACCCAACAATTGTGATGGAATTGGACCTTGATGGAAATATCAAGTACTTGTCGCAGAATTGGGAATATATAGTTGGTACCCATATAAAGAAGATTAAGAATCGACACATATCAAAGATTATCATTGGTATAAACGACGAAGATTTTCAAGTATTCAACAAGGCTATCGACTCAATGATTAAAGATGACGGAAGCTACAAGGTTAAATTCATTACTGCAACTAATCACACAAGGTATAGCCTGCTTATTGACAaggacaaagacaaagacaatgacaatgacaatgacaatgacgaagatgaagatggagAGGAAAATGCGAGGATTGCCGAGTTGAGGAATATTGTTGCATCGCTGAGTGGGCGAAGAACTCCGCATAACTCTACTGAAGATTTACtggttgttgatgttgaatcCTTACCCGTTGACGATTTTGTTcctgaagaaaaagagcaaaaacaagagcAAGGATTGGAAAATGTAGATGAAGAAATCTTATTATCGGCAACTACATCGAGCCCACTTTCGTCTACATTGTCAAATGATGGAGACTTTATTGAATTGGAAGCACAGGGGATAATGATCCACGACCCAAAGACAAAACTTCCAACCCACTCAATGTGGACCATCCGTCCATTCGTTCACGTTGATTTGGAACTATCAATACCAACGGCATTGTTTGATCTTTTGGGGTTTGGCTCTGAGATTTTTGAATCGTACTTGgtaaatttgaaaaactccGGCATAACCgatgaagaaaatgtaCCACAACCGAATACTATACTATGTAGGATATGTGAAACTCACATTCCTGCTTGGTTCATAGAAAAGCATTCAGATTTATGCATTATTGAACATAGAGTCGATGAGCAATTACAACAATGTCATGATGCAATAGTAGATCAACGAGATATGGTTGAGAAGATTAGCGAGAGTCTAGCTCTGCAAATGCAACAAACCGTGGGAGGAGGAACAAGTACAAGTACAAATGTAAGTACAAGTACAACTTCAGGTTCAGGTTCAAGTGGAAGTGGAAGTGACGCTGGTTCAGCACAGTCGTTGCTGTCATCTCTGGGGTCAATACACCTTCTGCCTCGATCTTCTGTTTCATCTGGCTCGTCGTCAGATGATGATGGCACTCTGAATGTGATGTTGGAATACAAAGGAATACCTTTACCAGTAATTTCGGAAACATCTTCGCCAAGGCTAGCCAACAAAGTATTGACCAAGAATTTCCAAGCACGCAATAAAAGCTTGATTTACTCTAAAAAATTCCCCTTTGGCACTTTACAAAGACTTATTGAATCTTGTGACGAAGCATTGGCAATTAACCCACCTTCGAGGAGAATAGCTACTACAAGTGaaagtaataataaaactGGTAACGACGCGGATGGAGTTGGGGGTGGAGGTGATACCTTTGATGATGGCGATATCACCAATCCTCAAACTACTATTGTATCATTTTCACCAGAATCAGAAAAGCATATAACCTCAGCTATGAACCACCAGGGCCACATTGAATCTTCGGACCCGGCCATAAAACAACTTATAGAAGATGTCGATGTACTTATCAGCGAGAAGTTGGAAATATTATCTCGATTAGTCTCCATTTTGCAATATTCGGAAAAGATCAAGAATAGAGTCGATGAACTAGTGTTGATGTGTGTACGTGAAACAGTGGAGAAAATCAGAGACCAAACTGAATTTGCATTGTCGAGAAGTGCAACGCCGAGTAGTAATAATCAACTCGATTCAtctcatcaacatcatccaCTGCTGTCATATATAGCCAATGACAATGATTCTCAAAATGTGAacatgcaaatgcaaattgCCAACCATTTGCAGAGCCAAGATCAGAATTATAAACTCAATAGAAACCTGCCTCAATTGAAAGCTCCAACGCCACTAATGGCTGCTCCACAGCCGTCGCGAAGCAAGTCTCCCGAAGTTTTGCATGCTTCATACGACAACGTCGTGACACCACACGATTTGCTACGCCGAGATTCCAATGAAGCGCCCCACCATCTGTCAACCGTGACACCACCCGTTTTACCACCTGCGTTACCACCCGTTCTCACCAAATCGAGATCTAGCTTTAGTTCGCGAAATTCGCAAAGTAACAACAGCTCTAGAGAGTTGATCGAGAcaattcaaaatcaaagttCCCGGAAATCGTCAGGTAACAATTCAGTGTACTCTTCACCCAGGCATCATCATTTGTCTCCAGCGCCATGTCTCGATAAAATCAACCTTACTACGTTGCTGAAGAATAATGCAGTAAAAGCATCACCCATGTCGTCGCCAATGGTTGACTCGACCGCAAATAACGGGAATATCaacgaaaaaagaattaccAAATTGTCTCTAGATACCAGTGGCCCTTCACATGGTCGAGGATTATCTCAAGCATCTGCTACGCCGAGTCTGAAAAGCAGTACAGCTAGGCCTCCCTTGTCACCATTGCTCGTATCAACACAACCGCCTCCTCCCAAAACAGCTAGCATCAAAGATTACGAAGTCATCAAACCAATAAGCAAAGGTGCATTTGGATCGGTGTTTTTAGCAAGAAGAAGGATTACTGGCGATTACGTTGCCATAAAATGTCTTCGTAAAAGAGATATGATAGCTAAAAATCAAGTGCTAAATGTCAAGTCAGAAAGGGCAGTCATGATGCGGCAATCAGATTCTCCTTATGTTGCTCAATTGTACCACAGTTTCCAATcgaaaaattttttatatttggtCATGGAATATCTCAATGGAGGAGATTGTGGCAATCTTATCAAGAGCTtgggtgttgttggtttggATTGGTCTCCTCGTTACATTGCCGAAATAATCATTGGGGTTGATGATCTACACAAGCGAGGTATTATCCATCGAGATTTGAAACCAGATAACATTCTTATTGATCAAAATGGGCATTTAAAATTAACAGATTTTGGGCTTTCACGTTTAGGTGTTGTGGGAAGGCAAACGCAAcatagaaatagcagtattAATGAGCAAAATGTTGAATTGTTCCGCAGCATGTTTGGAGGTGCATCCGCTGGCGGAGGAAACACCAATGATGAGCATGTAATGCAGAATCAAtcacagcagcagcagcagcagcagcagcaacactATCTGCATCaccaaccaccaccagcacaacaacaacaacaaaatcaaaaaaggtATAGCTCAAGCACACCTGTTTCCTTATCTCCTACATTAGAGCACTTGAAACTACATCAGCAACTGTATTTGTTTCTGACACCTGATGCATCATCGTCGCAAGCATCGAGCTCACCAATAGCCTCTATAGAAGGATTGAGCCAACCTCCTGTAATTGGCACTCGAAAGAAAAGCATAAGGTCAAACTCTGGTGGCAATGACTCTCCGTTGTTGAAGCCCATTATTCCAAGAACAGCTTCCGAATcatcttttgcaattgttgaagatgataGTTCAAGTCCTTCGGTTACAAACTATGCCTTGTATGACccaaaacaagaacacGGAGGCGTGGGTGCCGGTGATCATGAGATTAAGAAATTCGTTGGCACTCCAGATTACTTAGCGCCAGAGACTATTCAAGGTGTTGGTCAAAGCGAAGCATCGGATTGGTGGTCTATTGGATGCATTTTGTTTGAATTTCTTTACGGTTATCCCCCATTTCATGCAGAAACCCCACAAGAAGTGTTTGACAACATCTTGAGTGGCAAAATTGATTGGCCCAACTTATCACCTGAAGAAGATATGGAATTTTGCACTCCAGAGGGAAAGGATTTGATCAAACAACTATTGACTCTTGATCCTGAAAAGAGGCTTGGGTCCAACGGAGCTGAGGAGATCAAAAATCACGCTTTTTTCAGACACATTCATTGGGATACATTGTATGAGGAGCCGGGCGTATTTATTCCAAATTCAGAGGATCCAGAGCTGACAGATTACTTTGACTTGCGAGGCGCACAATTGGCACAATTTCCCAAGGAAGACTCATCGTCATCAGATGAGGAAAAAGTAAACGACGATACCAATAACGATAGAAGACTGTCTATTAATTCGCTTCACTTACCACCAAGTACccattcatcttcttcaaggTCTGAGAGGAGGCCGAATAAATTGAGTGATCCCAGTGGAGAGTTTGGACTGTTCCATTTTAGAAATTTGTCAGTATTGGAGAAGCAGAATAAAGACGTTATTAACAGACTCAAGTCAGAGCATATGGAGCATATGAATAGCTTTTCATCGTCGTCTCTGGAAAGTACTCCCGTGTTACGCTCTCGTGGGTTCTCGTTTGGTACCGCGAACCAAAGTGGAGGTATCGGTGGGGGTACTAATAGTGCTAGTAGCAATGCTGGCGGTAATACCGGCATGGTAGGGCCCATTACAAGTTTTAGTGGCAGTCCTTTCAAAAGACCAATTTCACCACCTGCAGGTTTGGGACCATCGATACCGCACAGACCCATGGATTTGCGTAAACACGAGCGTATCCCCTCAACAGTAAGTACGTTTTCGCTGGGGGATGAAGTGATGCCAGGTGAATCACCAAATACGTCAACCTCGTATTTTCATCAAAGATCATCTAGTTCGCCGTATGTGCAAACATTGCACAAGCAGTCAAGTTTATTATCGCAGCATTCCCCCACGGCAAGTACGTTCTCATACCCCAACCCAAGTATCGCTGGTACTGCACTGTCGCATATCCGTGATTTCTCATCGCCAAATTCATCAGACTCAGAGGAGGCAGCTAATCGTTCGAATGCACTCTTGAGGATTCAAAGAAGACGCGAGAGTTCGAGAATGTCTGATACGGTTGTATCGCTACTGCATGAGATAGATGTTCTTTATTGTGAACCTATCTCATCCGTTCGTCACCAAACGGTAAAACTACTTGAGAAAGCCGGTTGCATCACAATTGCTGTATCCGACGGTGAAGAGTTGATCAAGAGAGCAACCAGTCAAGTTAAGTTTGATTTTATAATGACCGGACTAAGATTAGCCAAAGTCGATGCAATAGACGCTATAAAGTTGATCAAATATACCACCGGAAAAAACGCAGATACACCTGTTGTTGCCATCACGGGATTCCCTGAAGAGGCAAGACAAAGTGGCTGCTTTGATTACGTGATTGAGAAACCAGCAAGCTCGGAACAGATCAAAAGATGTCTTGATAAGCTTCGAAACGAAGTTGCAGTCATTGATTAG